The genomic segment AGCAGCTTCAGGTTCTTGCCCAGATGCTTGATCTCCGCATCCGTCATGGGCACGAAGCCCCAATTGTCCGACCAGGCGTCGTTGAAGATGGAGATGATGATGTCGAGGTCGCGCTCCAGATGGCGCTTGGAGATCGGGCGCACCCGGATGTCGCCGGACCGCAGGACCCGCTTCAGGATCAGCGCCATCTTGCGGGGGAAGGGCGTGTCCAGAGCGTAGTCGTAGGCGATGATGTCCTTGGCCTTGGCGTAGCCGAGCTCCTCCAGCCGTGCCGCGTAATAGGGGCGGGCATGGCCCATCATGAGCCGGGGCGGCGTGTCGAACCCGTCGACGAGCAGGCCGGTCTCCTCGTTTATGGAGAAGCTGAAGGGGCCGCGCACGCGCGCCATGCCCCGTTCGGCGAGCCAGCGCTCCGCCTGGCCGAGAAGCGCGGAGAAGACGGCCCGGTCGTCCACCGCCTCCAGGAAGCCGAACTGGCCGGTCCGGTCGCGGTAGCGCTCCAGAGAGAGCCGGTCGATCTGGGCGGAGATGCGGCCGACGCACGCATCGCCGTCGAAGGCGAGGAAGAGCTGGGCCTCGGCATGCTGGAAATAGGGGTTGCGGCCGGGCTTGAGGACGTCCTTGCGCTCCATGGGCAGCGGCGCGATCCAGTTCGGATCGTCGCGGTAGACGAGCCGGGGCATGGCGATGAAGCGGTCGAGATCGCGCCGTCCCTCGACCGGGCGGACTTCAATTCCAGCCATCTGGGCCTCCCATTGCGGCGGGAAACGGGACGGCCACGGACGGTGCGGCGCTCATGCGGTCTGCGGCAGGGCGGGTGCCGGCTCCGCCTTGGTGGCATGGCCATGGCTCACCTTGTAGAGCCGGGTGGCGATGGTCGTCCAGGCTGGCCGGTGGGTGATCGCGACAATGGTGTACTCGCCGCCGAGCGCCTGGATGTTGCGGCAGATCTCGGCTTCGGTCTCCGGGTCGAGGGCGCTCGTCACCTCGTCGAGCACCAGGAGCTGGGGGTCGCCGACGAGCGCGCGCGCGATGGCGATGCGCTGGCGCTGGCCGCCGGACAGCTTCGTGCCCTGCTCGCCCACCGTGGTATCGATGCCTTCGGGCAGCGAATCGACGAAGGAGAGGGCGTCCGCCTTGGCCAGCGCCTCGCGCGCCTTCTCCCGCGAGATCGAGACGTCGCCGAGCGTCACGTTCTCGTAGACCGTGCCATGCAGGAGGGTGAGCTCCTGGGGTACGTAGCCGATCATCTGCCGCCAGGCCTTGAGAGAGATCTCCTTCAGCGGAACCCCGTCGATCAGCACCTCGCCCTCGTCGGGCTCGTAGAGCCCGATCAGGAGATCGATGATGGTCGTCTTGCCGGCGCCGGAAGAGCCCTGGAGAACCGTAATCTCGCCGGCCGGCACCTCCAGGTCGACGCTGTGCACCACAGGCGTCTTCTGATGCGCGAAGGAGACGTTGCGGAAGGTGCAGCCCTCCGTCAGCGTCGGCATGCGCGTGCCGTCGTCGGGCTCGCGCTCGGCGGCGGTGTCCTCGATCAGCCCCTGGATGCGCCAGTAGGCGGACTCCAGCTCCACGGCCCTCTGGAGGTGCTGCTGCATCTTGCCGGTGATCGAGACCATCTGGAAGAACACGATACCCAGCACCACGAGCTCCGCCAGCGGAACGTTCCAGACGTCGGCGGCCAGATAGACGCTGAGCCCGAGAATGACGGCGAGCAGTACCTCGCGCCCGTAGATCAGCCCCTGCTTGGCGAGCACCTGGTTCTTCAGCGCCTTGCGCAGCTTGCGGATCTTCGTTTCGAAGAGCGCGGAGAACGGCGCCTGGCGGTTCATGCTCTTCAGCGGCTTGATGTTGTTGAAGGCGTCGGAGACGTAGCTGACGAGCTCCGACGTGCGGTCGGTCTGGCGGTAGCCGGCGCGCCGCGACAGGCGCACCAGAGCGCTCATGCTGAGCGACAGGAAGGCGCCGACCGCGAGGCCCGCCGCCGCGAGCGCAGGCGAGATCAGGAAGGAGATCACCGCATAGATGAACGCCTGCACCACGAAGGACATGAACTTCGCGGCCATGAAATAGGCCTGTCCGGCGCGCGCGGCCTGGCCCGAGATCGCATTGGCGATGCGCCCGACGCGCTGGTTGGCGAAATACCGCCAGCGCACGCTCATGAGCTGGTCCAGCAGCTTGGTGCGCAGATGGGTGGAGACGCGCGCCACCGCGGCGCCGGCATAGCTCAGCGCCGCGAAGGACAGCACCGCCTTCGCGATCAGGGCGCCGGAGACGATCAGGATCAGGTTGGGCAGGGTATGCGCGATGCCGACCGTGTCGAGCGCGGCCGTCACATAGGTGCTGAGCGCGGACGAATCCTTCTGCCCGCCGCCAATCTCCGTGATCGTCGGCAGGAGTGCCCCGAGGCTGACCGCCTCGGCGAGGCCGGCCAGCAGCAGGCACAGCAGCACGAACAGGGGCTGTGTGCCCTCCGCCGTGAAGAAAATCCTGAAAATCTTGCCCATCAAACGGTGCGCCCTGCAGGTGGCAGATGCACGCAACCTATGTCGGATCGCTCAGCTTTTCCAGATTCTCGTCGGCGCGACGTGTCGCCGCCTCGAAGCGATCCTCGAAATTCTCCATCTTGCGCTTGGGCTCCTGATAGTAGGCGGTGAGTTTCAGGAGCGATACGAACACCTTGTTGAGCGTGCGCCCCCAGAAGCGCATGGGCCGGTCGAAGTCGAACAGCAGGATGACGCGCTCGTCCTCGGTGTCGTTCCAGACCTCGTGTTCGTAAGTGTCGTCGAAGACGAAGATCTCACCTTCCCGCCAGACGCAGGTTTCCTCGCCGACCCTCATCCGGCACTTCTCCGCATCGCGCGGGATGATGAGTCCCAGATGGCTCCTGAGGATGCCCTTCGACACACCCTTGTGGGCGGGGATGTGATAGCCGGGCGCGAGGATGGAGAACCAGGCCGTCTGCAGGTTCGGGACCCGCTCCAGGACACTGGCGGTCACCGGTGCCTGGCGGCAGTTCTTCTGCAGCTTCTCGCCGAACCCGAACAGGATGAAGGTGCGCCAGCTCGTTCCCTTGGCGATTCGGTACTGGTCGCGGGAAATGTCCTGGAATGTCGGGACCGCCTCGCGGTGTTTCAGGATCTCCCGCACCTCGTCGCGAATCTCCTCCCAATGGTCGGTGAAGTCCTTCAGGAACGGAAAATCGGCATTGTCGAGGACCGGCGCATTGCCAACCAGGGATTGGCGGCTCTGGATGGCCTCGATCCTGCGGCTGAGCCGCTTGCCGAGTCGCTTGATCATCCGGCGCCGCTTCTCCTTCAATCGCTCGATCAGGGTCGGCTTTCCCTCTCCGGTCAGGGTCGACATTTGCATTACCTCTCGCTCATGCGCCGGCGGGGCCGCCTGTGACTGGCGGATCCGGCAGTCTGCCGTGCGGCTCGCGTGTCTGCACAGTTATCGACAAGTTATCTTTGAGCCCCCCTTGCCTCAATAGCGTCTATGGCTGAATAGTGCCACAAATGAACGCCACGATCACTACAGGTTTTCACTGTAGGTCAATCAAGTAGATGTGGGCAAGAACGCAACTCAAGATTGGTTGGGCCGATCTTCTTTCGGGCGGACTGGCGTGTCTTGCGGCGCATGACCGCGAGGCGCAGGCGAGGCGGGCGGAAGACTATTGGGGAGAGGGCCGGTCGGTGGTCGCGACCTATTCGGTGCGCTCCGGCTTCGACCTTCTGCTGCAGGCGCTTGATCTTGAGCGCGGAGACGAGGTGATCTTCTCCGCGCTCAATGTGAAGGGCATGGTGCGCATCGCCGGCCAGCACGGGCTGGTCCCCGTACCGCTCGATCTCGATATCGGCCATGCAATCCCGTCCCCGGAGGCGCTGGAACGGGCGATCTCGCCGCGCTCGAGGGTCCTGGTCGTGGCCCATCTGTTCGGAGCGCATCTCGATCTCGGCGGGCTGTTCGCGCTGGCGCGTCGGCATGGGCTGATCGTCGTGGAGGATTGTGCCCAGGCCTTTTGCGGGCGCGCCTATGCGGGCCATCCGGACGCTGATGTCTCCATGTTCTCCTTCGGTCCCATCAAGACGGCGACGGCGCTCGGCGGCGGGCTCTTGAAGGTGCGCGATCCGGTGCTGCGGGCGCGGATGAGGGACATCCAGTCGGGCTATCCGGTCCAGCCCGCCCGCGCGCAACTCAAGCGCGTGGCCCAGTTCGCTGCCCTCAAGTTCATCACCTCGCGGCCCGCCATGGGCGCGATCTACCGGTTCTGCCGGGGCAGGGGCCGCAACTACGAGGACACGATCAGCGAGAGGGTGCGCAATGTCGCCCCGCTCAAGACGGCCAGAAAGATGCATTACCAGCCGTCCGCGGCCATGCTCGCCCTCCTGAACCGGCGTCTGAACCGCTTCGATCCGGACGAATTGTCGCAGCGGGCCGCCAAGGGACGCCGCCTGCGCGATCTGCTTGGCGATACAGTCGCGATGCCGGCGGTCGCCAGCCGCTACCACGATTACTGGGTGTTCCCGGTCCTGATGGACCAGCCGAAGCAGGTGATCGCCGCGCTGCGGGCACAAGGCTTCGATGCGGCCGGCCTGCCGCGCTCCCAGGCCGTTCCGGCACCGGAGGACCGCCCCTGGCTCGCTCCGGATAGCGCTGCGCAGATGCTCTCCGATCTCGTTATACTGCCCTGCTATGCAGCCATGCCCGACAGCGAGCTCGTCCGTCTCGCCGAGGCTGTCGGGGCGATTGCGGAGAAGACGGGAACGGCGCGGACAAAGGCTTATGCGGGTCGGACCGGGGTGCACGGCAGGGCGGTCGAGGCAGCCTGACCCGGCAGGGCCGGCCCGCCGATGCCGCCTGCGATGGAGAGGCAATGGCGGGGCGTACCGTCTACAGAGCCACATTCAGGCTGTTCCTTCAGCCCTGGTTCCGGCTGAGCCGCGGGCTGACGCTCGGCGTGCGCGCGCTCGTCGCCGACGAGGCCGGCGGGGTGCTCCTGGTCCGCCATGGCTACGCGCCGGGCTGGATCCTGCCCGGCGGCGGCGTGGAACGCGGCGAGACGGCGGAGGATGCGCTCATGCGCGAGCTGGCCGAGGAGGCCGGCATCGTCCCGCTCGAGCGGCCGCGTCTCCTCGGGCTGCTTGCCAATGACGCGCAGTTTCCCGGCGACCACATCGCAGTCTTCACCGTCGGGCGCTGGCGCCAGCAACCGCGCACGGCGAGCGCGCTCGAAATCGCCGAGCAGGGCTTCTTCCCGCCGGACGCCCTGCCGGAAGGCACCACGGGCGGCACCCGCCGGCGAATCGCGGAATGGCAGACCGGCGCCCCCGTGCCGGACCGATGGTAGCCGCGCCCGGCTGGACGCCGGCTCCGTCAGACAGGACAATGCCCTGGAGCGTGTCGCTCCCAAGCAGAACCACTCGAAGACCGTGATCTGCGGCTGCTGGGCTCCCGCCTTCGCGGGAGCGAGCGGGAAGACAAGCCGAGCTCTTCCGCCCTCATGCCCGCTCATGCCCGCGCAGGCGGGCATCCAGGTGCCGGTTGGCAAAGCACTTCAAGCTGGCCGCAATCGGTTCTAGATCAACAGGGACGCAGGTTGCCCTAGCCGATCGCCTCCCGGCCATGGGGCGAGGCGAGGTCGAGCTCGGGACCGAGCGGCACGATGCCCGTCGGGTTCACCTGGCGGTGGCTGGCATAGTAGTGGAGCTTGGTCTGGGCCATATTCACCGTCTCCGCGATGCCGGGCCACTGATAGAGCTCGCGCAGATAGCCGTGGAGGTTCGGATAGTCGGCGATCCGCTTCCGGTTGCACTTGAAGTGGCCGACATAGACGGGGTCGAAGCGCAGCAGCGTGGTGAACAGCCGCCAGTCGGCCTCCGTGATCTCTCCGCCGACGAGATAGCGCTGGCGCGACAGCCGGTCCTCCAGCTTGTCCAGTGTGGCGAACAGCGCCATGAAAGCCTCCTCGTAGGCATCCTGCGTGGTGGCGAAGCCCGCCCGGTAGACACCGTTGTTGACCGTCTCGTAGACGGTGTCGTTGATCGCGTCGATCTCGGCCCTGAGATGGGCGGGATAGTAGTCGGTACGATTGCCGGTGATGTCGTCGAAGGCGGTGTTGAACATCCTGATGATCTCCGCCGATTCATTGTTGACGACGGTCTGGCGCTCGGTGTCCCACAGCACCGGAACAGAGACCCGGCCGGTATAGTCGGGATCGGCCCTGAGATAGACCTCGTAGAGCCGGCTCGCGCCGTTCGCCGTGTCCGGGATCGTGTCCTCGCGGTCGGAGAACACCCAGCCTTCCTCGCCCATGACGGGGTCGACGATGGACAGGCCGATATGGGGCTCGAGCCCCTTGAGCGTGCGGAAGATCAGCGTGCGGTGCGCCCAGGGGCAGGCCCAGGCGACATAGAGGTGGTAGCGCCCGCTCGCGGCCGGGAACCCGCCCTCGCCGGAGGGCCCGGGGGCGCCGTCGGCGGTGATCCAGTTGCGGAACTTCGATTGCGCGCGCACATAGCGCCCGCCCGTCGATGAGGTTTTCTCCGGGTTGGCGTGCCATTCTCCGTCGATGAGCAGTCCCATGGGCGATCCGGGTCCTCTGGTCTGTGTGTGGAGGGGCGCCCGGGGCCGACAAAGCGGCTGGACGCCGGCGCGGGTGCGTGATAAGAGCGCGATCTTGTTATTCTTACGACGTGGGATGTTCTGAAGCCAATGTCCATCCGGCAGACTGCTCGCCAGCGACGATGAACCGGGACAAGCGCGGTGCCCTTCGGGCCCAGCCGTGCCTCTTCTGCGTTTCTTCGCTGCCTGCCGGATCTCCATCCCGCCCGTTCCTGATCGCTGTTTCATGGGTGCCGGTTCCGGGAGTCTTGCGAAGACTGCCGACGATTTTTTCGCCAAGAGCGAGCCGGACATGACCGTTTCACACTTCACGATCGAAACCCAGACTGCACAGGACCTCGACACGATCGAGACGATGCTCGACGCTGCCTTCGGCCTCGACCGGCGCACCAGGAGCTCCTATCGCCTGCGCGAGGGCGAGGAACCGGTTGAGGAGCTCTCGCTCGTCGCCCGCGAGGGGGACTGCCTGGTGGGCACGGTCAGGTTCTGGCCCGTGATCGTCGGCGAGGGCCGCGAGGCACTGCTGCTCGGACCGCTCGCCGTCCACCCCGACCGGCGCAATTGCGGCATCGGCGTCAGGCTCATGGAAACGGCGCTCGACAAGGCGCGCGAGCTCGGCCACGCCCTCGTGATCCTGGTGGGCGACGAGCCCTATTACCGGCGGGTCGGTTTCGCCAGGGTGCCCGATGGGCGGCTCGTCATGCCGGGGCCGACCGATCCGGATCGGATGCTCTATCGCGAGCTCGTTCCGGGCGCGCTCGACGGCGCGGAAGGTCTCGTATTGTCGCCCGGGCGCTGGCGGGAGCTCGATGGCGGGCGGCTCACCGCCCCTCGCGATACCAGGCCAGCCCGAGAAGCAGCAGCAGCGCGCTGAGCCCCAGAAGCCCGTTCAGCACCGGCATGTCGGACACCGCGGTCACGCGGTAGGCGCCGTTCGCCTTGAGGCCGAGCCAGCTCTCGCCGGCCATGACCCGGTCGCCGGAGCGCTTGGACAGGCGGGGCAGCGCCGGGCTCTCCGGCGAGGACCCGTCGGCGAGCCAGTAGACGCCCCCGCCCGTCTCCTCCGTCACGGGGGTAAGCTTGTCGGCGGTGGCGCGCAGGTCGGCGATCTCCTTGGGGTCCGGGCTGCCGATGGCGGCGACGGCGTTGAGCTCGCCGTCGGTAAGCCGGTAGAGCCCGACCTCCTCGACCGGCAGGGCGCCGCGCCACAGGCCGGGCTCGATCTCCTCCAGCGTCACCTCGCGCTCGGCGCCGGACGGTACCGTCACGGTGACGGGATCGGCGGTCTCCGCCATGGTGCGGCGCTCGATCTGGAGCGAGCCGCCCATGTCGCGGCCGATCAGCGCCTCTTCCTCGAGATCCGGCTCCTTCATGAGCCAGTGGGCGAGCCGGCGCAGCAGCTCCGCCTGCGGCCCGCCGCCCTCATAGCCGCGCGCCCACAGCCAGGCATGGTCGGAGAGGAGCTGGGCGACCCGGCCTTGTGCCTGCCGCGACAGCATCATGAGCGGGCGCTCGCCGGGCCCCGACATCAGCGTGTCGCCCGATAGCGGCTCCACGTCGATCAGCCGGAACCAGCGGCCCCAGGCCGGCGGCGTCTGTTCGGAGCCCGGCAGGTCGCGTGTCACCGGATGGCGCCGTCCCGGCCCGGTAATCGCGGCGCGATAGGGTTCCTCGACGATGTCGCCCGACGGCCGGCTCGGCATGACGGAGGAAAGCGGCGTGCGGTAGAGGCTGAGCGGGGAGGCGAAGTCCGGCCCCGCGGCCACCAGGACCGCGCCGCCATTCTCCACATAGTTCACCACATTGGAGAGATAGACGAGCGGCAGCACGCCGCGGCGCTGATAGCGGTCGAAGATGACGAGGTCGAACTCGTCGAGCTTCTCCGCGAACAGCTCGCGCGTCGGAAAGGCGATGAGCGAAAGCTCGCGGATCGGCGTGCCGTCCTGCTTCTCCGGCGGGCGCAGGATGGTGAAATGGACGAGGTCGACGGAGGCATCGGCCTTGAGCAGGTTGCGCCATGTGCGCTCGCCGGGATGGGGCTCGCCGGAGACCAGCAGCACGCGCAGCCGGTCGCGGATGCCCTCCGTCTCCACGATTGCGGTGTTGTTCTGGGTGGACAGCTCGCCCTCGAGCGGCGCGGCGGCGAGCTCGGTGATGGTCGGCCCGCCATGCTCGATCCGCACGGCGATCTCGGCCGCCTCGCCGACCGGCACGAGGATCGTCTCGCGCGGCTCGCCATTGACGCTGACGGAGACCTCCGCGCGCCCGTTCTGCTCGTCATCGGCGCCCGCATCCTCCACCCGGAATCGGATGGTCTGTTCCTCGCCGACAATGCCGAAGCGCGGCGCCTCCTCGACCACGATCCGCCGGTCGCGCTCGTCGCGCTCGCCGGTGATGAGCGCGTGGACGGGACCGTTGTAACCCTCCTTGGCGAACCGCTCCGGCACGTCGTGCACCTGGCCGTCGGTGATGAGGATCGCGCCCGCGAACCGCTCCGGAGGCACGTCGGACAGCGCGCCATAGAGGCCGGAGAAGAGCTGCGTGCCCTCGCGCGCGGTGCCGGGCCCGGAGCGCACGGTGACGGTGCGCGTCTCCAGATCCGGCAGCTTGTCGAGCGCCTCGGCGAGCCGGGCCGCGGCGGCGTCCGTGCGCACCTCGCGGTCGCCGACCGTCTGGCTCTGGCTGCGGTCTATGACGATGGCGGCGATGTCGGGCAGGATGTCTCGCTCCTCGCGCCGCGCGGTCGGATTGAGGAGGGCCGCGACGAGGACGGCGAGGACGAGGAGCCTGAGCCCTGCGCCGCGCGTGCGCGAGAGGAGGCCGAGCGCGACGACGACGAGGCCCGCCGTGCCGAGGGCGGCGATGATCCACAGGGGCGCGAGCGGGGCGAATGAGAGCGTCCAGTTCATTGCCCGAGCCGCTCCAGAAGGGCCGGCACATGCACCTGGTCGGCCTTGTAGTTGCCGGTCAGCGTGTACATGACGACGTTGATGCCCGTGCGGTAGGCGAGCTCACGCTGGCGCGCGCCACCGGGAACGGCGGGGAACATCGGCGCGCCCAGCGTGTCGGTCGCCCAGGCACCGGCATAGTCGTTGGAGCCGATGATGATCGAGGACACGCCGTCGCGATTGCCGCCTCCCGCGCCGCCGTCGCCTGCCTCGACCCAGAGCGGCCCGCCGTCCCAGCGGCCGGGGAAGCTCTGGAGAAGATAGAAGGCCTTGGTCAGCACATGGTCGGGCGGCACCTCGCGCAGCGGCGGGATGTCGAGGCCGGACAGGATGCGCTGGAGCGCGCCGGTATTGGCGTTCGTCTCCGCCGACAGGCCGGGAATGTCCATCTGGTGGTCGCGCGTGTCGAACAGGATGGTGCCACCATTCTTCAGATAGGTGTCCACCTTGGCGCGCGCCTCCGGCGACAGCGCCGGCGCGTCGGGCGTCACGGGCCAGTAGAGCAGCGGGAAGAACACGATCTCGTCGCGCTCGATATCGATGCCGACGGGGGCCGCCGGCTCCACGGCGGTGCGCTCGATCAGGGCGTCGGTGAGGCCGGTGAGGCCGGACCGGCTGACGGTGTCGACCTGCCGGTCGCCGGTTTCCACATAGGCGAGCCGCGTCTGGAGTGTTGCCATCAGCGCAAAGCGGTCGGCGTCCGACAGGGCCTGCGCATCCGGCGTGGCCTGGTCCTGGGCGTGGAGCGGATGGGGCAGGAGCCCGAGGGCGAGCGCCGCCACGAGGCCGGCGGAGGCGGTGCGCGCGGCGCGCGAGCGCAATTGCCGCAGCGTGCCCGACATGGCCTGCACCGCGAGCGCATCGATCAGGAACAGGATGAGCGCGGCAATGAGGAGCGGGCCGATGAGTGGCAGGATGCGGGCCGGTGCGTAGCCGGTCACCGATATGCCGTCGGGAAGGTCCGAAAGTGGCGCGAGTGCGGGCTCCGGCGGCGCCAGATTGATCGCGCGGGTCACGCCGGCGCGCCGATAGAGGCCGGCGGGATGGCGCGGGCTCGGGCGGGCCTCGGCCAGCGCGTTTGCGGGGATCGGCTGGGCGTCGGCCGGCGGGTCGACCATCTCGCCATAGCCGTTGAGCGCGCGGATCGGCGTGAAGGCCGCGCCGTCGGCCTGCTCGGCGGCGGAGGCAGGCGTGCCGGGCGTATCGGCCGGGCCTTGCGCGCCGGCGCCCTGTGCACGGTCGAGAATGCGCCGCAGCATCTCCACGAAGAGGCCGGACAGCGGCAGGTTCGACCAATCGGCATTGGCGGTGACGTGGAACAGGATGACGAGGCCCTCGCCATTCTGTTCCGCCGTGACCAGCGGTGTGCCGTCGGCAAGCCGCGCCCACACCTTGCGCGACAGCTCCGCATTGGGCTCGGCGAGAACCTGCCGCTTGACCGAGATCCGGTCGGAAAGCTCAAGCCCGGAGAACGGGCTTCCCTCGTCGAAGGGGGCCACGGGCTGCGGTTCCTCCCAGGTCAGCGCGCCGCCGAGCGCGCGCCCGCCGCGGCGAAGCTCCACGGGCACCATATCGTCGTGGCCGCCGGCGAGCCGCGGGCCTGCGAAGCGCACCAGGACGCCGCCATTGCCGACCCAGTTGGCGACCGCCTCCAGATCCGCCGGGGCGAGCTGGCCGATATCGGCGAGGACGAGCATGGACAGCCCGCTCTGGACGAGCCCGGCAATGCCGCTGGACGCACCGTCCGGCCGTGCCGTCTTGAGCTCCGCATAGGGCTCGAGCGCCCGGCGCACATAGTAGAGCGGGGCGAGCAGCGGCTGCTCGCGCTCCAGCGATCCGCCCGAGGCGAGACCGACCGTCTTGCGACGCCAGCGGTCGTCGAGGAGATAGACCGCGCCGGCGGTCCGCTCGCCCGCGATCTCGATGCGCGCGATCTCGTTGCGCAGCGCGAGCGGCAGAGCGATGGTCGCGCGTGCCGTCGTCTCGCCGGCGGGGAAGGTCGCAGGCGCCTCCGCGAGGCTGCGCCCGTTGGTGGCGAGCGCGGCGACGGTCCGCGTCTGCGCAGCCCCGTTGCCGGCGCGCGCGAGGGGCAGGGACAGTCCGTCCTCCTCCGCGTCCGGATGGCCGATCATGAGGCCCGTCTCCCCGGGCGGCGTGACGACCGCGCGGATATCGGTATTGCCGCCGGCAAGGCCCGCGAGCCGCTCGGCGAAGGCCTGCCCGTCGCCATAGTCGAGCCCGTCGGCGAGCCACAGCACGTCGAGCGCGTCGAGCGATCCAAGCGCTGGGTCGAGCCGGTCGGCGAGCGCCAGGCGCTCCGGCTCCAGCGCGCGGGGGACGAGGGCGGAGGCGCGCGTGCGCGCATCGGCGGCGGCCTTCGGCTCGATCAGCGCCGGGTTGCGCCGGGCCGTCGTCGTCGCCAGCATGACCGGCTGGTCGGCGCGTTCGGCCGCGTCGAGTGCGCTTGAGAGCGCGGCCATCCGGTCCGGCCAGCCCTTCGCCGCCGCCCAGCCGTCGTCGAGCACGACGAGCAGCGGGCCCTCGCCATGGGTGGCCGCCGGGCCCTCCTGGATCACGGGCCGCGCAATGGCGAGAATGATGCAGGTGACGAGCAGCACGCGCAGCACGATCAGCCACCATGGCGTCTTGTGCGGCGTCTCCTCGCGCGCGATCAGCCCGAGAAGCAGGCGGATCGGGGGAAAGGAGATGCGCTCCGGCCGCGGCGGCGTCATGCGCAGGAGCCACCAGATCACCGGGAGCAGCAGAAGCGCCCAGAGGGCCAGCGCGTTCTGGAAGACTATGGCGCCGAGTGTCAGCATGGGCGCCTAGCCATTCGCCCGGACCGAGCCGGTCGAGGGATCGCCGGACATCAGGCCGTAAAGCGTGAGCAGCGCGCGTTGCGGCGGCTGGTCGGTATGGTGGACGGTGAAGCTCCAGCCGAGCCTGCGCGCGAGCTCCCTCAGCGCGTCGCGATGGGCGGCGAGGCGCTGGCGATAGGCGCTGCGCAGGCTTTCGGTGCGCCCGATCATCAGCTTGAGCGGCCCGCCCATCTCGGCGAACTCCTTGCGGCCCTCATAGGGCAGCGTCTCCTCCGCGGGGTCGAGCACCTGGACGAGATGGCCGCGCACGTCGCGGGCCGCCAGCATGGAGAGCCGCTCGGCCAGCGCGTCGGGCTCCACGAGGAAGTCGCTGACGAGAACGAGGTTGGAGAAGCGCTGGAGGCGCGTCACCGGCGGCAGACCGTCCTGGTCGCCGGCCCCGGGGTCGGATCCGTGCTCCACGAGCCAGGCGGCGAGCCGCCTGAGCGTCAGCCGGTGATGGGAGGGCGCGAGCTCCGCGCCCATGAGGCCGACACGCTCGCCGGCCGCGATCATGAGCTGGGCGAGCGCCAGCGTCAGCACGCCGGCCCGCTCCGCCTTGGTGGTGTGCGAGAGGTGGGAATGGAAGCCCATGCCCTTGTCCAGATTGACCCATAGCCAGACCGTATTGGCCGCCTCCCACTCGTTCTCGCGCACGAACAGGCTGTCGGAGCGGCCCGAACGGCGCCAGTCGATGCGCGCGGTCTCGTCGCCGGGGCGGTACTGGCGGAACTGCCAGAAGGTCTCGCCGACGCCGGCGCGCCGGCGCCCGTGCAGCCCCTGCGCGACCGTATGGGCCACGCGGTCGGCCTCGATGAGAAGCGGCGGATAGGCTCTGGACAGCCGCTCCGCCTCCTCCGACAGCCTGAGCGGGCTGTCGAAGGCCGGGGCGGGAGATGCTGTTCTTTTCAGGTCGAAGGCCATGCGTGTCTGGCGGCCGTTCCGCATCTCGTCAGGTGATGCCGCCGCACAGACGCTCGATCACCGTATCGATGGTCTCGCCGTCGGCGCGCGCGGAGAAGGTGAGCGCCATGCGATGGCGCAGCACCGGGCTCGCCAGCGCGGCCACGTCGTCCACCGACGGTGCGAAGCGGCCGTCCATGACGCAGCGCGCGCGCACGCCGAGCATCAGGGCCTGGCTCGCGCGCGGCCCGGGGCCCCAGGCGACGCTGTCCAGGATGAAGGGGTCGGCGTCGTCGTGCGGGCGGGCGGAGCGCACGAGCTCGAGGATCGCGTCGACCACCGTCTCGCCCACCGGCACGAGCCGGATGAGGCGCTGGA from the Kaustia mangrovi genome contains:
- a CDS encoding dATP pyrophosphohydrolase → MAGIEVRPVEGRRDLDRFIAMPRLVYRDDPNWIAPLPMERKDVLKPGRNPYFQHAEAQLFLAFDGDACVGRISAQIDRLSLERYRDRTGQFGFLEAVDDRAVFSALLGQAERWLAERGMARVRGPFSFSINEETGLLVDGFDTPPRLMMGHARPYYAARLEELGYAKAKDIIAYDYALDTPFPRKMALILKRVLRSGDIRVRPISKRHLERDLDIIISIFNDAWSDNWGFVPMTDAEIKHLGKNLKLLVTEGYIAIAEIQGEPAAMAVTLPDVNNWIADLDGRLLPFGWAKLLYRFMTPPKAARLPLMGVRKSYQGTPMGTALALAVIEAVRVYHEARGLERAELSWILEDNVSMRRIIEELDAHPYKTYRIYERSLPRDPAA
- a CDS encoding ABC transporter ATP-binding protein; this translates as MGKIFRIFFTAEGTQPLFVLLCLLLAGLAEAVSLGALLPTITEIGGGQKDSSALSTYVTAALDTVGIAHTLPNLILIVSGALIAKAVLSFAALSYAGAAVARVSTHLRTKLLDQLMSVRWRYFANQRVGRIANAISGQAARAGQAYFMAAKFMSFVVQAFIYAVISFLISPALAAAGLAVGAFLSLSMSALVRLSRRAGYRQTDRTSELVSYVSDAFNNIKPLKSMNRQAPFSALFETKIRKLRKALKNQVLAKQGLIYGREVLLAVILGLSVYLAADVWNVPLAELVVLGIVFFQMVSITGKMQQHLQRAVELESAYWRIQGLIEDTAAEREPDDGTRMPTLTEGCTFRNVSFAHQKTPVVHSVDLEVPAGEITVLQGSSGAGKTTIIDLLIGLYEPDEGEVLIDGVPLKEISLKAWRQMIGYVPQELTLLHGTVYENVTLGDVSISREKAREALAKADALSFVDSLPEGIDTTVGEQGTKLSGGQRQRIAIARALVGDPQLLVLDEVTSALDPETEAEICRNIQALGGEYTIVAITHRPAWTTIATRLYKVSHGHATKAEPAPALPQTA
- a CDS encoding aspartyl/asparaginyl beta-hydroxylase domain-containing protein is translated as MSTLTGEGKPTLIERLKEKRRRMIKRLGKRLSRRIEAIQSRQSLVGNAPVLDNADFPFLKDFTDHWEEIRDEVREILKHREAVPTFQDISRDQYRIAKGTSWRTFILFGFGEKLQKNCRQAPVTASVLERVPNLQTAWFSILAPGYHIPAHKGVSKGILRSHLGLIIPRDAEKCRMRVGEETCVWREGEIFVFDDTYEHEVWNDTEDERVILLFDFDRPMRFWGRTLNKVFVSLLKLTAYYQEPKRKMENFEDRFEAATRRADENLEKLSDPT
- a CDS encoding DegT/DnrJ/EryC1/StrS family aminotransferase, whose amino-acid sequence is MVATYSVRSGFDLLLQALDLERGDEVIFSALNVKGMVRIAGQHGLVPVPLDLDIGHAIPSPEALERAISPRSRVLVVAHLFGAHLDLGGLFALARRHGLIVVEDCAQAFCGRAYAGHPDADVSMFSFGPIKTATALGGGLLKVRDPVLRARMRDIQSGYPVQPARAQLKRVAQFAALKFITSRPAMGAIYRFCRGRGRNYEDTISERVRNVAPLKTARKMHYQPSAAMLALLNRRLNRFDPDELSQRAAKGRRLRDLLGDTVAMPAVASRYHDYWVFPVLMDQPKQVIAALRAQGFDAAGLPRSQAVPAPEDRPWLAPDSAAQMLSDLVILPCYAAMPDSELVRLAEAVGAIAEKTGTARTKAYAGRTGVHGRAVEAA
- a CDS encoding NUDIX domain-containing protein, whose translation is MAGRTVYRATFRLFLQPWFRLSRGLTLGVRALVADEAGGVLLVRHGYAPGWILPGGGVERGETAEDALMRELAEEAGIVPLERPRLLGLLANDAQFPGDHIAVFTVGRWRQQPRTASALEIAEQGFFPPDALPEGTTGGTRRRIAEWQTGAPVPDRW
- a CDS encoding glutathione S-transferase family protein; translation: MGLLIDGEWHANPEKTSSTGGRYVRAQSKFRNWITADGAPGPSGEGGFPAASGRYHLYVAWACPWAHRTLIFRTLKGLEPHIGLSIVDPVMGEEGWVFSDREDTIPDTANGASRLYEVYLRADPDYTGRVSVPVLWDTERQTVVNNESAEIIRMFNTAFDDITGNRTDYYPAHLRAEIDAINDTVYETVNNGVYRAGFATTQDAYEEAFMALFATLDKLEDRLSRQRYLVGGEITEADWRLFTTLLRFDPVYVGHFKCNRKRIADYPNLHGYLRELYQWPGIAETVNMAQTKLHYYASHRQVNPTGIVPLGPELDLASPHGREAIG